The following proteins are encoded in a genomic region of Tenacibaculum sp. 190524A05c:
- a CDS encoding sensor histidine kinase — MFIFNRKKRIQYLGFNDFWFSLIGILMLSFITDYLFSKSFIRLPFSIAIWSWSVSLFYTICDWMILRGILILLRKKYPNFKDDTKRIVIFISSIIIVVTLVDYLGGKFIKFFFSLLGDNVNHTTQLRILLPVTIITTMTMAIYEAIYYYVRLKKSIREEEQTKQIIIQAQLDTLRNQAQPHFLFNSLNTLRDIIDQDPKENAKTFVDNLSNVYRFIIESGDSNLISLEKEMKFVKAYIHIQKERFGDNLKVHWNIPSQYLNKLIVPMSLQLLTENAIKHNVVSKSKPLEISIELIDDKILVSNNIQLKSTKLPSTKIGLKNIEKRYSLISNTPIQIEKDNDSFKVFLPLLQSSDLKK, encoded by the coding sequence ATGTTCATATTCAATAGAAAAAAGCGAATACAATATCTAGGTTTTAATGACTTCTGGTTTAGTTTAATTGGAATTCTAATGCTAAGTTTTATTACCGATTATTTATTCAGTAAATCTTTTATCAGGTTACCATTTTCTATTGCAATTTGGAGTTGGAGTGTTTCGTTGTTTTATACCATTTGTGATTGGATGATTCTTAGGGGAATATTAATTCTATTGAGAAAAAAATATCCAAATTTTAAAGATGATACTAAGAGAATTGTCATCTTTATATCATCAATAATTATTGTGGTTACTCTGGTAGATTACTTAGGAGGTAAGTTTATTAAATTCTTCTTTTCATTATTAGGAGATAATGTAAATCATACCACACAATTAAGAATTTTACTTCCAGTAACCATTATTACAACTATGACAATGGCTATTTATGAAGCCATATATTACTATGTTCGATTGAAAAAATCTATTCGTGAAGAAGAACAGACGAAACAAATAATTATACAAGCACAACTCGATACGCTTAGAAATCAAGCACAACCGCATTTTCTTTTTAATAGTTTGAATACTTTAAGAGATATCATAGATCAAGACCCTAAGGAAAACGCTAAAACATTTGTAGATAATTTATCGAACGTATACCGTTTTATTATAGAATCTGGAGATTCAAATCTTATATCATTGGAAAAAGAAATGAAGTTCGTGAAGGCTTATATTCATATTCAAAAAGAAAGATTTGGTGATAACTTAAAAGTACATTGGAATATTCCTTCTCAATATTTGAATAAACTAATTGTTCCAATGAGTTTACAGCTTTTAACTGAAAATGCTATAAAGCATAACGTGGTATCAAAATCAAAACCTCTTGAAATTTCTATTGAACTTATAGATGATAAAATATTAGTTTCAAATAATATACAATTGAAGTCTACTAAACTTCCTTCAACCAAAATTGGATTGAAAAATATAGAAAAACGATACAGTTTAATTTCTAATACTCCGATACAAATCGAAAAGGATAATGATTCTTTTAAAGTATTTTTACCTTTACTACAGTCATCTGATCTAAAGAAATAG
- a CDS encoding ABA4-like family protein — protein MTTSEIFSIANFIAMPMWILLLFVPKWKVTRFLIDYKLIPILLSLVYAVYVIQYLATEGMMDFGRLNSVMELFTKENAVLAGWVHYLAFDLLVGMWIVNQNKKYNIHQLLIAPCLLGTFMFGPIGFLLFMIMKSFKKTENEIS, from the coding sequence ATGACAACATCAGAAATATTTTCGATTGCAAATTTTATAGCAATGCCAATGTGGATCTTATTACTCTTTGTCCCGAAATGGAAAGTAACAAGGTTTCTTATTGATTATAAGTTAATTCCTATACTCTTATCTCTAGTTTATGCTGTTTATGTCATCCAGTATTTAGCTACAGAAGGAATGATGGATTTTGGAAGATTAAATTCTGTAATGGAACTTTTCACAAAAGAGAATGCTGTTTTAGCGGGTTGGGTTCATTACTTAGCTTTTGATTTACTAGTTGGAATGTGGATTGTTAATCAGAATAAAAAATATAATATTCATCAACTTCTAATTGCACCTTGTTTATTGGGAACTTTTATGTTTGGACCAATTGGTTTTCTATTATTTATGATTATGAAATCTTTTAAAAAGACTGAAAATGAAATATCTTAA
- a CDS encoding FG-GAP-like repeat-containing protein, translating to MKTKLLLAFGLGISCLLLNAQEIGCAAKPSQLHVRAWKNQNSVFNKRLKFVKTYSLENLKNIKKIQLKNNNFKLIENKFTKIKTPSSGELFGSVREIPIVAHILRKNDGTGGTNRATIQASIDRANTAYAPLNMSFYIHSIKYINSTSAYNTTFDVHEERTGLSVTTRNVKRKLNIYFVQNSTTSWANFPSTDAKKQHILMKNSHVTNESTLAHEIGHWFDLWHTHETVAGSELVNGSNCSSAGDLICDTAADPSLSGRVNNSCGYTGTARDANRDLYTPDPRNLMSYSLKKCRTRFSRGQIFRIQSAYLGMETDRGYTFDGATNGVIKGFGSAFATGDFNGDGLLDYAIGAKNSNDNEGRVFIYKGRRFGFPVYSQTLDQRGLGINEKGDLFGYSLAAGDFNGDGKDDLAVGLPGESPASDPKSGFVMTFKGTSGDLRPWQGIGQKGLGVNEGGDLFGASLAAGDFNGDGKDDLAVGLPGEAPASDPKSGFVMTFKGSSSKLNPWQGIGQKGLGMNERGDKFGASLASGDFNGDGKDDLAVGVPGESPGRDPRSGVVMTFKGSSTKLNPWQSIDQKGIGANENGDEFGAALAVGDFNGDGKDDLAVGLPGEAPGRYPKSGYVMTFKGSSTRLNPWHGIDQQGIGSNERGDQFGAALTAGDFNGDGKDDLAVGLPGEAPGRDPKSGFVMTFKGGTSRLTAWQGVDQKGLGANEQGDLFGRALIAGDFNGDNKYDLIIGAPSEKPGNSPIQSGFSFLFKGGLAGVVKLKGIKP from the coding sequence ATGAAAACCAAACTATTACTAGCATTTGGCCTAGGAATTTCTTGTTTGTTGTTAAATGCACAAGAAATAGGCTGTGCTGCAAAACCATCACAACTACATGTAAGAGCATGGAAAAATCAAAATTCTGTTTTTAACAAACGACTGAAGTTTGTAAAAACTTATTCTTTAGAGAATTTAAAAAACATTAAGAAGATTCAATTAAAGAATAATAATTTTAAACTTATTGAAAACAAGTTTACAAAAATAAAAACACCTAGTAGTGGAGAGTTATTTGGAAGCGTTAGAGAAATTCCTATTGTAGCTCATATATTAAGAAAGAATGATGGTACAGGAGGAACAAATAGAGCAACAATTCAGGCATCTATAGATAGAGCAAATACAGCATATGCTCCTTTAAATATGAGTTTTTACATTCATAGTATAAAGTATATAAATTCTACAAGTGCCTACAATACCACATTTGACGTTCATGAAGAAAGAACTGGATTATCGGTAACCACAAGAAATGTAAAAAGGAAACTAAATATTTATTTTGTTCAAAATTCTACAACGTCTTGGGCAAATTTTCCGAGTACTGATGCTAAAAAGCAACATATTTTAATGAAAAATAGTCATGTCACAAATGAGTCTACTTTAGCTCATGAAATTGGACATTGGTTCGATTTATGGCATACACATGAAACTGTTGCTGGTTCTGAATTGGTAAATGGTAGCAATTGTAGTTCTGCAGGAGATTTAATTTGTGATACTGCTGCTGATCCAAGTTTGTCTGGAAGAGTTAATAATTCTTGTGGATATACAGGAACGGCAAGAGATGCTAATAGAGATTTATATACGCCGGATCCTAGAAATTTAATGAGTTATTCTCTTAAAAAATGTAGAACACGTTTTTCTAGAGGACAAATTTTTAGAATTCAATCTGCTTATTTAGGAATGGAAACAGATAGAGGTTATACATTCGATGGAGCAACAAATGGAGTAATTAAAGGATTTGGAAGTGCCTTTGCTACAGGTGATTTTAATGGTGATGGATTGCTTGATTATGCAATTGGAGCGAAAAACAGTAACGATAACGAAGGAAGAGTTTTTATTTATAAAGGAAGAAGATTTGGATTTCCTGTTTACTCTCAAACCTTAGATCAAAGAGGTTTAGGAATTAATGAAAAGGGAGATTTATTCGGTTATAGCTTAGCTGCTGGCGATTTCAATGGAGATGGCAAAGATGATTTAGCGGTAGGATTACCTGGTGAATCTCCAGCAAGTGATCCAAAATCAGGGTTTGTAATGACTTTTAAAGGAACTTCAGGTGATTTAAGACCATGGCAAGGTATTGGACAAAAAGGTTTGGGAGTAAATGAAGGTGGAGATTTATTTGGAGCGAGCTTAGCTGCTGGTGATTTTAATGGCGATGGTAAAGATGATTTAGCAGTTGGTTTACCTGGAGAAGCACCTGCTAGTGATCCAAAATCAGGATTCGTAATGACGTTTAAAGGAAGTAGTTCGAAACTAAATCCATGGCAAGGTATTGGTCAAAAAGGATTAGGAATGAACGAACGTGGAGATAAATTTGGAGCAAGTTTAGCCTCAGGAGATTTTAATGGAGATGGAAAAGATGATTTAGCGGTTGGGGTTCCTGGTGAATCCCCAGGAAGAGATCCAAGATCTGGAGTGGTAATGACTTTTAAAGGAAGTAGCACAAAATTAAACCCTTGGCAAAGTATTGATCAAAAAGGAATTGGAGCAAATGAAAATGGAGACGAATTTGGTGCAGCTTTAGCTGTGGGTGATTTTAATGGAGATGGTAAAGATGATTTGGCAGTTGGTTTACCTGGAGAAGCTCCTGGCAGATATCCAAAATCAGGTTATGTAATGACGTTTAAAGGTAGTAGCACAAGATTAAATCCATGGCATGGAATAGATCAACAAGGAATTGGTTCAAATGAACGTGGAGATCAGTTTGGTGCTGCATTAACGGCTGGAGACTTTAATGGCGATGGCAAAGATGATTTAGCAGTTGGTTTACCTGGAGAAGCTCCTGGAAGAGATCCAAAATCAGGGTTTGTAATGACGTTTAAGGGTGGAACATCGAGATTAACTGCTTGGCAAGGTGTTGATCAAAAAGGCTTAGGAGCAAATGAACAAGGAGACTTATTTGGTCGCGCTTTAATTGCTGGAGACTTTAATGGAGATAATAAATATGATTTAATCATTGGTGCTCCATCTGAAAAACCAGGGAATAGTCCAATTCAAAGTGGATTTTCATTTTTATTTAAAGGAGGCTTGGCCGGAGTTGTAAAACTAAAAGGAATTAAACCATAA
- a CDS encoding ATP-binding protein has product MKFILSSVLLLFSLNSSFGFVEANNDPVRIDIQNISIDSNSEINLSSGWEFYWNKLLEPTQFNADIKPDSIISLHNWTGFVLNNKKLSSFGYATYRLKFSIPIERPNLSVFIPPAYSSSKTWINGKLISEFGKVATTQAKTMHRRYPQTIPLDIHESEFEIVIQVANFYHNKAGLDKPLVLASSTHMKSKNRKKIMADMLFIGCLGFIGFFFLLFYFFYWNKDKAILLLGIACVCLSYMAISSRYAPLAEIFRNASWAFLTRIEYVSLFCAGTAASLFFNQIFKRFTHAPYPKILIYGFYILSFLVIVLPAPYFTQFVFPFLVYMIVNILYVFFIIAKSIKEKRHDSVLLLVSVLLGTIVFFLHIFVFLGKLENAIIYVNFGYVLVFLLLSMLLMVRFSTSFKQLERAKELAVSQRREISTKSNELSKMNLELKENLRQLESYNAELDSFNHIVSHDLKAPLVAMHTLITFIEEDLSLELDETSKSHFDLLKGRISKMDALINGLLEYSKVAKGDKVKELFSLNSLLKEIVDILDFGNTNTILFPDEDIQVYASKIELEHVFQNLISNAIKYCDKEKVIIEISALITDEKYVFSVKDNGPGIDQKYHSKIFEMFGQLDKDDETSTGIGLTIVQKIVKENYGEITVDSENGKGTNFKFTWKI; this is encoded by the coding sequence TTGAAGTTTATTCTCAGTTCTGTTTTGTTATTATTTTCCTTGAATTCAAGTTTTGGTTTTGTTGAAGCTAATAATGATCCGGTACGAATAGATATTCAAAATATAAGTATTGACTCTAATTCTGAAATTAATCTTAGTTCGGGATGGGAATTCTATTGGAATAAATTATTAGAACCAACACAATTTAATGCAGACATAAAACCTGACAGTATCATTAGTTTACATAACTGGACAGGATTTGTGCTAAACAATAAAAAGTTGTCATCATTTGGTTATGCAACTTATCGTCTAAAATTCTCAATTCCAATTGAGAGACCTAATCTTTCTGTTTTTATTCCACCTGCCTACTCTTCTTCCAAAACTTGGATTAATGGTAAATTAATTTCTGAATTTGGTAAAGTTGCTACAACTCAAGCAAAGACAATGCATAGAAGGTATCCTCAAACTATTCCTTTGGATATTCATGAGTCTGAATTTGAAATCGTAATTCAAGTAGCTAATTTTTATCATAACAAAGCAGGATTAGACAAACCATTAGTACTAGCAAGTAGTACTCATATGAAATCTAAGAATAGAAAAAAGATAATGGCAGATATGCTTTTTATTGGATGTTTAGGTTTCATCGGTTTTTTCTTTTTATTATTCTATTTCTTTTATTGGAATAAAGACAAGGCTATCTTATTATTAGGTATAGCTTGTGTTTGTTTGTCGTACATGGCTATTAGTAGTAGATATGCTCCTTTAGCAGAAATATTTCGTAATGCTAGTTGGGCATTTTTAACAAGAATAGAATACGTTTCACTTTTTTGTGCCGGCACAGCAGCAAGCTTATTTTTCAATCAAATTTTTAAAAGGTTTACTCATGCCCCTTATCCTAAAATATTAATTTATGGATTTTATATTTTAAGTTTTCTGGTAATTGTTTTACCAGCACCTTATTTCACACAATTTGTGTTTCCTTTCTTGGTTTATATGATTGTTAATATTCTTTATGTGTTTTTCATTATTGCTAAATCGATAAAAGAAAAAAGACATGATTCAGTTTTATTATTGGTAAGTGTGCTTTTAGGAACAATTGTGTTTTTCCTGCATATTTTTGTATTCTTAGGAAAACTAGAGAACGCAATTATCTATGTGAATTTTGGCTATGTTTTGGTTTTTTTATTGTTGTCAATGCTTTTAATGGTAAGGTTTTCTACTTCATTCAAACAACTAGAAAGGGCAAAAGAATTAGCTGTAAGTCAAAGAAGAGAAATTTCCACTAAATCCAATGAACTTTCTAAAATGAATCTCGAGTTAAAGGAGAATCTTAGACAATTGGAAAGTTACAATGCAGAATTAGATAGTTTTAATCATATCGTTTCTCACGATTTAAAAGCTCCACTAGTGGCAATGCATACTTTAATAACATTCATTGAAGAGGATTTATCGCTTGAACTTGATGAAACATCTAAATCTCATTTTGACTTGTTGAAAGGAAGAATTTCAAAAATGGATGCATTAATTAATGGATTGTTAGAATATTCGAAAGTTGCTAAAGGTGATAAAGTAAAAGAATTGTTTAGCTTGAATAGTTTATTAAAAGAAATTGTAGATATTCTTGACTTTGGAAATACTAATACCATTCTATTTCCTGATGAAGATATTCAGGTTTATGCGAGTAAAATTGAGTTAGAGCACGTTTTCCAGAATTTAATAAGTAATGCCATTAAATATTGTGATAAGGAAAAGGTGATAATTGAAATTTCTGCACTTATTACTGATGAAAAATATGTGTTTTCAGTAAAAGATAATGGTCCAGGAATAGACCAAAAATATCATTCTAAAATATTCGAGATGTTTGGTCAATTAGATAAAGATGACGAAACAAGCACAGGTATTGGTTTAACGATTGTTCAAAAAATCGTAAAAGAAAATTATGGTGAAATTACTGTAGATTCAGAAAATGGAAAAGGAACTAACTTTAAATTTACGTGGAAGATTTAA